A region of Piscinibacter gummiphilus DNA encodes the following proteins:
- a CDS encoding acyltransferase, producing MPAATIHPSAIVDDGAVLGEGTRVWHFAHVCAGARIGDGCSLGQGVYVGNHVRIGHRVKIQNNVSVYDAVTLEDDVFCGPSMVFTNVFNPRSAVVRKNEYRHTLVRQGATLGANCTIVCGTTVHPYAFVGAGAVVSRDVPAFALVVGVPAKQIGWMSRHGERLDLPLTGDGEATCPATGERYRLRDGVCEVIE from the coding sequence ATGCCAGCGGCCACCATCCACCCGTCCGCCATCGTCGACGACGGCGCCGTGCTCGGCGAGGGCACCCGTGTGTGGCACTTCGCCCACGTGTGCGCCGGCGCCCGCATCGGTGACGGCTGTTCGCTCGGGCAGGGCGTGTACGTCGGCAACCACGTGCGCATCGGGCACCGCGTGAAGATCCAGAACAACGTGTCGGTGTACGACGCGGTCACGCTGGAGGACGACGTGTTCTGCGGCCCGAGCATGGTGTTCACGAACGTGTTCAACCCGCGCTCGGCCGTCGTGCGCAAGAACGAATACCGGCACACGCTGGTGCGCCAGGGCGCCACGCTCGGCGCCAACTGCACCATCGTGTGCGGCACCACCGTCCACCCGTACGCCTTCGTGGGCGCGGGCGCCGTGGTCAGCCGCGACGTGCCGGCCTTCGCGCTGGTGGTGGGCGTGCCGGCGAAGCAGATCGGCTGGATGAGCCGCCACGGCGAACGCCTCGACCTGCCGCTCACCGGCGACGGCGAGGCCACGTGCCCGGCCACGGGCGAACGGTACCGGCTGCGCGACGGGGTCTGCGAGGTCATCGAGTGA
- a CDS encoding Gfo/Idh/MocA family protein, giving the protein MPVPSVIRDRKLRLALVGCGRISKNHIDALKQHADRAEWVAVCDTNPDSLARAVADTGAPGFASLDELLAGSSPDLVVLATPSGLHPQQAIRVAQAGRHVLSEKPMATKWDEGVAMVRACRDAGVKLFVVKQNRLNATLQLVKRAVDQGRFGRLAMVNVNVFWTRPQAYYDAAPWRGRWDMDGGAFMNQASHYVDMVDWLVGPVDNVHAYTATLARNIEAEDTGVMSLRLRSGALASVNVTMLTHNRNFEGSITLLGERGTVRVGGVAVNKIEHWEFDAPHADDALVQQASYGVESVYGPGHPLYYDNVIRTLRGEAHAHVDGYEGLRSLEVLIAAYRSARDGVRVGLPLVF; this is encoded by the coding sequence ATGCCCGTCCCGTCCGTCATCCGTGACCGCAAGCTCCGACTGGCGCTCGTCGGCTGCGGCCGCATCTCGAAGAACCACATCGACGCGCTGAAGCAGCACGCCGACCGGGCCGAGTGGGTCGCCGTCTGCGACACGAACCCCGATTCGCTCGCCCGCGCCGTCGCCGACACGGGCGCCCCGGGTTTCGCCTCGCTCGACGAACTGCTCGCCGGCAGCAGCCCCGACCTGGTGGTGCTCGCCACGCCGAGCGGCCTGCACCCGCAGCAGGCCATCCGCGTCGCCCAGGCCGGCCGCCACGTGCTCAGCGAAAAGCCCATGGCCACCAAGTGGGACGAGGGTGTCGCGATGGTGCGCGCCTGCCGCGACGCGGGCGTCAAGCTCTTCGTCGTGAAGCAGAACCGGCTCAACGCCACGCTGCAACTCGTCAAGCGCGCGGTGGACCAGGGGCGCTTCGGCCGCCTCGCGATGGTCAACGTCAATGTCTTCTGGACGCGCCCCCAGGCCTACTACGACGCCGCCCCGTGGCGCGGCCGCTGGGACATGGACGGCGGCGCCTTCATGAACCAGGCGAGCCACTACGTCGACATGGTCGACTGGCTGGTGGGTCCGGTCGACAACGTGCACGCGTACACCGCCACGCTCGCCCGCAACATCGAGGCCGAGGACACCGGCGTGATGAGCCTGCGTCTGCGCAGCGGCGCGCTCGCCTCGGTCAACGTGACGATGCTCACGCACAACCGCAACTTCGAGGGCAGCATCACGCTGCTCGGCGAACGCGGCACGGTGCGCGTGGGCGGCGTGGCCGTCAACAAGATCGAGCACTGGGAGTTCGACGCGCCCCACGCCGACGACGCCCTCGTGCAGCAGGCGAGCTACGGCGTCGAGAGCGTCTACGGCCCCGGCCACCCGCTGTACTACGACAACGTGATCCGCACGTTGCGCGGCGAGGCGCACGCCCACGTCGACGGCTACGAGGGCCTGCGGTCGCTCGAGGTGCTGATCGCCGCGTACCGCTCCGCCCGCGACGGCGTGCGCGTGGGCCTGCCGCTGGTGTTCTGA